The proteins below are encoded in one region of Streptomyces ficellus:
- a CDS encoding cupin domain-containing protein: protein MRMEHPAPRPPGHDDPATARPDHATDAGHRGHAVSRDHLVTGDLAARAAPAERMEMHRVTLPPGTVAGRHTHPGGVAGYVTEGRVVFELEGRPACELGAGSAFFEPPGATVLRFDNASDSLPATFVAWYPLAGDEPLLQPLPGPAAP from the coding sequence ATGCGCATGGAGCACCCCGCCCCTCGCCCGCCCGGCCACGACGACCCGGCCACCGCCCGGCCGGACCACGCCACGGACGCCGGGCACCGGGGACACGCCGTCAGCCGCGACCACCTGGTGACCGGCGACCTCGCCGCCCGGGCGGCCCCGGCCGAACGGATGGAGATGCACCGGGTCACCCTCCCGCCCGGCACGGTGGCCGGCCGCCACACCCACCCCGGCGGCGTCGCCGGCTACGTCACCGAGGGCCGGGTCGTCTTCGAGCTGGAGGGGCGGCCCGCGTGTGAACTCGGCGCCGGGAGCGCCTTCTTCGAGCCGCCGGGCGCGACCGTCCTCCGTTTCGACAACGCGTCGGACAGCCTGCCGGCCACCTTCGTCGCCTGGTACCCACTGGCGGGCGACGAGCCCTTGCTCCAGCCGCTCCCGGGCCCCGCCGCCCCCTGA
- a CDS encoding TetR/AcrR family transcriptional regulator, producing the protein MGTSDTRGTRERLIDSTRELLWERGYVGTSPKAIQERAAAGQGSMYHHFHGKPDLALAAIGRSAEELRARAEAGFSGPGTVTERITGYLRREREVLKGCPVGRLTQDPDVMADPELRRPVEETFAWLTGRLAALLTEGRASGEFGGGLDPAATATALVAVVQGGYVLARASGSAEVFGRAVDGALGLLAAHSR; encoded by the coding sequence ATGGGGACGAGCGACACCAGGGGTACGCGGGAGCGGCTCATCGACAGCACGCGCGAGCTGCTGTGGGAGCGCGGTTACGTGGGCACGAGCCCGAAGGCCATCCAGGAGCGGGCCGCGGCCGGACAGGGCAGTATGTACCACCACTTCCACGGCAAACCGGACCTGGCTCTCGCCGCGATCGGTCGCAGCGCCGAGGAACTCCGGGCCAGGGCGGAGGCCGGCTTCTCCGGTCCCGGCACGGTGACCGAGCGGATCACCGGTTACCTGCGGCGCGAGCGGGAGGTACTGAAGGGCTGCCCGGTCGGCCGCCTCACCCAGGACCCCGACGTGATGGCCGACCCGGAGCTGCGCCGCCCGGTCGAGGAGACCTTCGCCTGGCTCACCGGCCGGCTGGCCGCACTGCTGACCGAGGGGCGGGCGTCCGGCGAGTTCGGCGGCGGGCTCGACCCGGCGGCCACCGCGACCGCCCTGGTCGCGGTGGTGCAGGGGGGTTACGTGCTGGCGCGCGCCTCCGGTTCGGCCGAGGTGTTCGGCCGGGCCGTCGACGGCGCCCTCGGCCTGCTCGCCGCCCACTCCCGCTGA
- a CDS encoding methyltransferase: protein MAATESDRTELAAELTVHMTGFLYSASLYTAAEAKIADHLADGPRTPAELGELSGLHGPYVRRLLRYLATREVFREDEEGRFHLTPMAELLRTGVPNSVRDSFLMLGNELFWKPIGKLNETVRKGSTIFDELYGAPFFEWLGSHPEEATIFNAGTAAFSGQFTDLVADTYPFPEGARVVDVGGGRGGLLLSVLSKHPTVTGTLYDQESVLRENLLDEPQVAGRWKTEPGNFFESVPGGGDIYILKSILHDWSDENGLRILKATREGMPKGAKLLVVDAVIPEGNDPHVSKTIDMMMMTVFNGKERTLPEFKEILGAAGFTVTKVLETVDPVVSVIEAIAD, encoded by the coding sequence ATGGCTGCAACCGAGTCCGACCGCACGGAGCTCGCCGCCGAGCTGACCGTGCACATGACGGGCTTCCTGTACTCCGCGTCGCTCTACACGGCGGCCGAGGCGAAGATCGCCGACCACCTCGCCGACGGCCCCCGCACGCCGGCCGAGCTCGGCGAGCTGAGCGGCCTGCACGGTCCCTACGTCCGGCGGCTGCTGCGCTACCTGGCGACCCGTGAGGTGTTCCGTGAGGACGAGGAGGGCCGTTTCCACCTGACGCCGATGGCCGAGCTGCTGCGCACCGGTGTCCCGAACTCGGTGCGCGACAGCTTCCTGATGCTCGGCAACGAGCTGTTCTGGAAGCCGATCGGCAAGCTCAACGAGACGGTCCGCAAGGGCAGCACGATCTTCGACGAGCTGTACGGCGCGCCGTTCTTCGAGTGGCTCGGCTCGCACCCCGAGGAGGCGACGATCTTCAACGCGGGGACGGCGGCCTTCTCCGGCCAGTTCACCGACCTCGTCGCCGACACCTACCCCTTCCCGGAGGGCGCCCGCGTCGTGGACGTCGGCGGTGGCCGCGGCGGTCTGCTGCTGTCGGTCCTCAGCAAGCACCCCACGGTGACCGGCACGCTGTACGACCAGGAGTCGGTGCTCCGCGAGAACCTGCTCGACGAGCCGCAGGTGGCCGGCCGCTGGAAGACGGAGCCGGGCAACTTCTTCGAGTCGGTGCCGGGCGGCGGTGACATCTACATCCTCAAGTCGATCCTCCACGACTGGAGCGACGAGAACGGCCTGCGCATCCTGAAGGCGACCCGCGAGGGAATGCCGAAGGGCGCCAAGCTGCTGGTGGTCGACGCGGTGATCCCGGAGGGCAACGACCCCCACGTCAGCAAGACCATCGACATGATGATGATGACGGTGTTCAACGGCAAGGAGCGCACGCTGCCGGAGTTCAAGGAGATCCTCGGCGCGGCCGGCTTCACCGTGACCAAGGTGCTGGAGACGGTCGACCCGGTCGTCTCGGTCATCGAGGCCATCGCGGACTGA
- a CDS encoding LysR family transcriptional regulator translates to MTLDDLRVFIAVCRAGSLSAVARDLGRSQSAVSQHVKRLERETGVALLERHTRGVVPTQAGRVLQAAAAHSMAGLDMAVRSIQESVRGDVGSVRVTTGATTLRHFMSEAVVDFHHRYPRASLEFQTESSSSRCFDALAADDLDLAWVTIGERVRGIEQHPVVELPWVLAVRADDPLAARPRIGADDLAEIRHIRLPARSTSRAHLDAALAALGVPGRSDTSVADWDTAILLAELGLGHAVVPDLPGRTAGSGGALRFVPVPVLPPLSVGWAVRSWEALTPLARAFADTVRRTCAGSGA, encoded by the coding sequence GTGACTCTTGACGATCTGCGCGTCTTCATAGCCGTCTGCCGGGCGGGCAGCCTCAGCGCGGTCGCCCGTGACCTCGGCCGTTCGCAGTCGGCGGTGAGCCAGCACGTGAAGCGGCTGGAGCGGGAGACCGGCGTCGCCCTGCTGGAGCGCCACACCCGCGGTGTCGTCCCCACCCAGGCGGGGCGGGTGCTCCAGGCGGCCGCGGCGCACAGCATGGCCGGCCTCGACATGGCCGTGCGGAGCATCCAGGAATCCGTCCGCGGTGACGTCGGGTCGGTGCGGGTGACGACGGGCGCCACGACGCTGCGGCACTTCATGTCCGAGGCCGTGGTGGACTTCCACCACCGCTACCCGCGGGCCAGTCTGGAGTTCCAGACCGAGAGTTCGAGCAGCCGGTGCTTCGACGCGCTCGCCGCGGACGACCTCGACCTCGCCTGGGTCACCATCGGCGAGCGCGTGCGCGGCATCGAGCAGCACCCGGTGGTCGAGCTGCCCTGGGTGCTGGCCGTCCGCGCCGACGACCCGCTCGCGGCGCGCCCGCGGATCGGGGCGGACGACCTGGCGGAGATCCGGCACATCCGGCTGCCGGCCAGGTCCACCTCCCGGGCGCACCTGGACGCGGCCCTCGCCGCGCTGGGCGTCCCCGGCCGCTCCGACACGAGCGTCGCCGACTGGGACACCGCCATCCTGCTGGCCGAACTGGGCCTCGGCCACGCCGTGGTGCCGGACCTCCCCGGCCGGACCGCCGGGAGCGGCGGGGCGTTGCGGTTCGTGCCCGTCCCGGTGCTGCCGCCGCTGTCGGTGGGCTGGGCCGTGCGCAGCTGGGAGGCCCTGACCCCGCTGGCCCGCGCGTTCGCGGACACCGTGCGCCGGACGTGCGCGGGCTCCGGGGCGTGA
- a CDS encoding nuclear transport factor 2 family protein, whose translation MSQPVGTLPNQVTGDLYAEVQTFYARQMRRVDALDIEGFADTFTEDGEVVHAGGQRQRGREEMIAGMRANLPRYRDIAVRHWFGHLIIETDAADPDLLRVSYYTLVTQTDREGKVNFQPTFTVEDELVRRDGRLLTRSRVIHRDSPAEPPAAS comes from the coding sequence ATGTCTCAGCCGGTCGGGACCCTGCCCAACCAGGTCACCGGGGATCTCTACGCCGAGGTGCAGACCTTCTACGCCCGGCAGATGCGGCGGGTCGACGCCCTCGACATCGAGGGGTTCGCCGACACCTTCACCGAGGACGGCGAGGTCGTGCACGCCGGCGGCCAGCGACAGCGGGGCCGCGAGGAGATGATCGCCGGCATGCGGGCGAACCTGCCCCGCTACCGCGACATCGCCGTACGGCACTGGTTCGGCCACCTGATCATCGAGACCGACGCGGCCGACCCCGACCTGCTGCGCGTCTCGTACTACACCCTCGTCACCCAGACCGACCGCGAGGGCAAGGTGAACTTCCAGCCGACCTTCACCGTCGAGGACGAGCTCGTCCGGCGCGACGGACGGCTCCTGACGCGCTCCCGCGTCATCCACCGCGACAGCCCGGCCGAACCGCCCGCCGCCTCCTGA
- a CDS encoding transketolase family protein encodes MDTMRDRFIATTGRLLDEDPRLAVVLAEISADGFQRAAARHPDRVVNVGIREQLLIGVGGGMALTGMRPVMHTFASFLVERPFEQVKLDLGHQGVGGVLVSAGASYDWPAGGFTHMSPGDVALLDTLDDWTVHVPGHPDEAEALLRHAVAGDDRVYVRLSLQVNDRARTVTGEGFLRVREGRGGVVVAVGPMLDGVLAATEGLDVTVLYATTVRPFDGEAVRRAVAGGGTADVVLVEPYLAGTSTAAATEALADVPHRVLGLGVGRRELRRYGGMDEHLAAHGLDPRGLRARITAFLRG; translated from the coding sequence ATGGACACGATGCGTGACCGGTTCATCGCGACGACGGGCCGGCTGCTGGACGAGGACCCGCGCCTGGCGGTCGTCCTGGCCGAGATCAGCGCCGACGGGTTCCAGCGGGCGGCGGCCCGGCACCCGGACCGGGTCGTCAACGTGGGGATCAGGGAGCAGCTGCTGATCGGGGTGGGCGGCGGGATGGCGCTGACGGGGATGCGGCCGGTGATGCACACGTTCGCGAGCTTCCTGGTCGAGCGGCCCTTCGAGCAGGTCAAGCTGGACCTGGGCCACCAGGGCGTGGGCGGGGTGCTGGTCAGCGCCGGGGCCTCCTACGACTGGCCCGCCGGTGGCTTCACCCACATGTCCCCGGGTGACGTGGCCCTGCTGGACACGCTCGACGACTGGACGGTGCACGTGCCGGGGCACCCGGACGAGGCGGAGGCGCTGCTGCGGCACGCCGTCGCGGGGGACGACCGGGTGTACGTCCGGCTGTCGCTCCAGGTGAACGACCGGGCCCGAACCGTCACGGGCGAGGGTTTCCTCCGCGTGCGGGAGGGGCGCGGGGGTGTGGTCGTGGCGGTCGGTCCGATGCTCGACGGCGTCCTGGCGGCGACGGAGGGGCTCGACGTGACGGTCCTGTACGCCACCACCGTGCGCCCCTTCGACGGCGAGGCCGTGCGGCGCGCGGTGGCCGGCGGCGGGACGGCCGACGTCGTGCTCGTCGAGCCGTACCTCGCCGGCACCTCCACGGCCGCCGCCACCGAAGCCCTCGCCGACGTCCCGCACCGGGTGCTCGGCCTGGGAGTCGGCAGGCGGGAGCTGCGCCGCTACGGCGGCATGGACGAGCACCTGGCCGCGCACGGCCTCGACCCGCGGGGCCTGCGCGCCCGCATCACCGCCTTCCTGCGCGGCTGA
- a CDS encoding MmcQ/YjbR family DNA-binding protein gives MATADDVRRIALSLPGAVEKLAWGMPTFRVEGSGGKVFASLDDDDRVMGVKCPKEDREELIAAEPGKFFIREGHDDNYAWMRVRLAALDDEDELYAVLADSWRQAAPRRLLAAHPDLAAGRGGPEG, from the coding sequence ATGGCCACAGCCGACGATGTGCGCAGGATCGCGCTCTCCCTGCCGGGAGCCGTGGAGAAGCTCGCCTGGGGCATGCCCACGTTCCGGGTGGAGGGGTCCGGCGGGAAGGTCTTCGCCTCGCTGGACGACGACGACCGGGTGATGGGCGTCAAGTGCCCCAAGGAGGACCGGGAGGAGCTCATCGCCGCGGAGCCCGGAAAGTTCTTCATCCGGGAGGGGCACGACGACAACTACGCCTGGATGCGGGTCCGGCTCGCGGCGCTGGACGACGAGGACGAGCTGTACGCCGTCCTCGCCGACTCCTGGCGCCAGGCCGCCCCGCGCCGCCTCCTGGCCGCCCACCCGGATCTGGCGGCCGGGCGGGGCGGGCCGGAGGGCTGA
- a CDS encoding SDR family NAD(P)-dependent oxidoreductase, with product MTATGTGTERRVAFVTGATSGIGLAVTELLARQGLAVFGVARGEEDVRAMVKRLREEGLDVAGAVCDVTSVEQIKTAVRSAVETYGRIDVLVNNAGRGGGGVTAEIGDALWDDVIETNLNGTFRVTREVLSTGRMRDGDWGRIVNIASTGGKQGVELAAPYSASKHGVIGFTKAVGKELAKTGITVNAVCPGYVETPMAQRVRQGYAGHYGVSEEEIQEKFNAKIPLGRYSTPEEVAGLVGYLVSDVAASITAQALNVCGGLGNY from the coding sequence ATGACAGCTACGGGGACGGGCACCGAGCGGCGGGTCGCCTTCGTCACGGGCGCGACCAGCGGTATCGGTCTGGCGGTGACCGAACTCCTGGCCCGGCAGGGTCTCGCCGTGTTCGGCGTCGCACGCGGTGAGGAGGACGTGCGGGCCATGGTGAAGCGGCTGCGGGAAGAGGGCCTGGACGTCGCCGGCGCGGTCTGCGACGTCACGTCGGTGGAGCAGATCAAGACCGCCGTCCGGTCGGCCGTCGAGACGTACGGCCGGATCGACGTCCTGGTCAACAACGCGGGACGCGGGGGCGGCGGCGTCACGGCCGAGATCGGCGACGCGCTGTGGGACGACGTGATCGAGACCAACCTCAACGGCACGTTCCGGGTCACCCGCGAGGTGCTGAGCACCGGACGGATGCGGGACGGCGACTGGGGCCGCATCGTCAACATCGCCTCCACGGGTGGCAAGCAGGGGGTGGAGCTGGCCGCCCCGTACTCCGCCTCCAAGCACGGGGTCATCGGCTTCACCAAGGCCGTGGGCAAGGAGCTGGCGAAGACCGGCATCACGGTGAACGCGGTGTGCCCCGGTTACGTCGAGACGCCGATGGCGCAGCGCGTGCGCCAGGGTTACGCGGGCCACTACGGCGTGTCCGAGGAGGAGATCCAGGAGAAGTTCAACGCCAAGATCCCGCTCGGCCGCTATTCCACCCCCGAGGAGGTGGCGGGGCTGGTCGGCTACCTCGTGTCGGACGTGGCGGCGTCGATCACCGCACAGGCGCTCAACGTCTGCGGCGGGCTGGGCAACTACTGA
- a CDS encoding SRPBCC domain-containing protein, translated as MAEQTIPDVRKSVTVAATPEESFTVFTGRPKDWWPPSHVLLKKERAGLAFEGGVGGRYYEWDVEGNEITWGRILEWQPGRRLLMTWRLDGNWQSIPDDERASEIEVTFTPAAGGGTTVELAHIKLHKHGEGAQRIFQALDGPSPGETLERFAKLF; from the coding sequence GTGGCCGAGCAGACGATTCCGGACGTACGGAAGTCGGTGACCGTGGCGGCGACGCCCGAGGAGAGCTTCACCGTCTTCACCGGGCGCCCCAAGGACTGGTGGCCGCCGTCGCACGTCCTGCTGAAGAAGGAGCGGGCCGGCCTCGCCTTCGAGGGCGGAGTGGGCGGGCGCTACTACGAGTGGGACGTCGAGGGCAACGAGATCACCTGGGGCCGCATCCTGGAGTGGCAGCCGGGGCGCCGCCTGCTGATGACCTGGCGGCTCGACGGCAACTGGCAGTCCATCCCCGACGACGAGCGGGCCAGTGAGATCGAGGTGACCTTCACGCCCGCCGCCGGCGGCGGCACCACGGTGGAGCTGGCCCACATCAAGCTGCACAAGCACGGCGAGGGCGCGCAGCGCATCTTCCAGGCGCTCGACGGGCCGAGCCCGGGGGAGACCCTGGAGCGGTTCGCCAAGCTCTTCTGA
- a CDS encoding aminotransferase class I/II-fold pyridoxal phosphate-dependent enzyme — MTTELSPDALSGLLDRARQDYEALVGRGLSLDLTRGKPAPEQLDLSGELLALPGTRFSAADGTDVRNYGGLHGLPELREIFAEVLQVPVAQLLAAGNSSLELMHDCLVHALLSVVPGAESRWVEQERIAFLCPVPGYDRHFALCERFGIDMIPVPMTPEGPDMDAVERLVAEDPSVKGIWCVPKYSNPDGVSYSDATVARLAAMPTAAPDFRIFWDNAYAVHHLTDEPVEIADLLGACADAGHPDRAFVFGSTSKITAAGAGVAFFGSSPANVTWLLANNAKRSIGPDKINQLRHVLFLKDADGVRAHMEGQRALLQPKFEAVARILDAELGGTGLATWTSPRGGYFVTLQVPDGCAKEVVRRAAEAGIVLTPAGATHPYGDDPRDAVIRIAPSYPGLAELEQAIEGLAVCVRLVGYEQRAR, encoded by the coding sequence ATGACCACCGAGCTGAGCCCCGACGCCCTGAGCGGGCTCCTCGACCGCGCCCGCCAGGACTACGAGGCCCTCGTGGGGCGCGGGCTCTCGCTCGACCTCACCCGGGGCAAGCCGGCCCCGGAGCAGCTCGACCTCTCCGGCGAGCTGCTGGCCCTGCCCGGCACGCGCTTCTCCGCCGCGGACGGCACGGACGTGCGCAACTACGGCGGACTGCACGGTCTGCCGGAACTGCGGGAGATCTTCGCGGAGGTCCTCCAGGTGCCGGTGGCGCAGCTGCTCGCCGCGGGCAACTCCAGCCTGGAGCTGATGCACGACTGCCTGGTGCACGCCCTGCTGAGCGTGGTGCCCGGCGCCGAGTCCCGCTGGGTGGAGCAGGAGCGGATCGCGTTCCTGTGCCCGGTCCCGGGCTACGACCGGCACTTCGCGCTGTGCGAGCGGTTCGGCATCGACATGATCCCGGTGCCGATGACGCCCGAGGGCCCCGACATGGACGCCGTGGAGCGGCTCGTCGCCGAGGACCCGAGCGTCAAGGGCATCTGGTGCGTACCGAAGTACAGCAACCCGGACGGCGTCAGCTACAGCGACGCGACCGTGGCGCGGCTCGCCGCGATGCCCACCGCCGCGCCCGACTTCCGGATCTTCTGGGACAACGCCTACGCCGTCCACCACCTCACCGACGAGCCCGTCGAGATCGCCGACCTGCTCGGCGCCTGCGCCGACGCCGGCCACCCCGACCGGGCGTTCGTGTTCGGCTCCACCTCGAAGATCACCGCGGCCGGCGCGGGCGTCGCCTTCTTCGGCTCGTCCCCCGCGAACGTCACGTGGCTCCTCGCCAACAACGCCAAGCGGTCCATCGGACCCGACAAGATCAACCAGCTGCGGCACGTCCTGTTCCTGAAGGACGCCGACGGTGTGCGCGCCCACATGGAGGGCCAGCGCGCCCTGCTCCAGCCCAAGTTCGAGGCGGTGGCGCGGATCCTCGACGCCGAGCTCGGCGGCACCGGGCTCGCCACCTGGACGTCCCCCAGGGGCGGGTACTTCGTCACCCTCCAGGTGCCGGACGGCTGCGCCAAGGAGGTCGTCCGCCGGGCCGCGGAGGCGGGCATCGTGCTGACCCCCGCCGGGGCCACGCACCCGTACGGCGACGACCCGCGCGACGCGGTCATCCGGATCGCGCCCAGCTACCCCGGCCTCGCGGAGCTGGAACAGGCGATCGAGGGCCTGGCCGTCTGCGTACGCCTGGTGGGGTACGAGCAGCGGGCGCGCTGA
- a CDS encoding transketolase has protein sequence MTNTAETSTADLHRLMALMTGDEKHGPAATSTLDALQVLYDRVLRVTPATVDAPERDRFLLSKGHGPMAYYAVLAAKGFLAEDLLPGFGSYDSPLGHHPDRMLVPGAEIGSGSLGHGLPLAVGSALGLRAQGLTDPRVWVLVGDAELDEGSNHEAIAYAGAAGLEQLHTVVIDNASASYARPGGIVARFEAAGWSAETVDGRDHEAMYAAFTRPHPGRPRAVVARVEPKNA, from the coding sequence ATGACGAACACGGCTGAGACGTCCACGGCGGACCTGCACCGCCTGATGGCCCTGATGACCGGCGACGAGAAGCACGGGCCCGCCGCCACCTCCACGCTCGACGCCCTCCAGGTGCTCTACGACCGGGTGCTGCGGGTGACGCCCGCCACCGTCGACGCGCCGGAGCGGGACCGGTTCCTGCTGTCCAAGGGGCACGGCCCGATGGCGTACTACGCGGTCCTCGCCGCCAAGGGGTTCCTCGCCGAGGACCTCCTGCCGGGCTTCGGGTCCTACGACTCGCCACTCGGCCACCACCCGGACCGGATGCTGGTGCCGGGCGCCGAGATCGGCAGCGGCTCGCTCGGGCACGGGTTGCCGCTGGCGGTGGGGAGCGCGCTGGGGCTCCGGGCGCAGGGTCTGACCGACCCGCGCGTGTGGGTGCTGGTCGGGGACGCCGAGCTGGACGAGGGCAGCAACCACGAGGCCATCGCCTACGCGGGCGCGGCCGGCCTGGAGCAGCTGCACACGGTGGTGATCGACAACGCGTCGGCGTCGTACGCGCGGCCCGGCGGGATCGTGGCCCGGTTCGAGGCGGCGGGCTGGTCCGCCGAGACCGTCGACGGGCGGGACCACGAGGCGATGTACGCCGCCTTCACCCGCCCACACCCGGGGCGGCCGCGGGCCGTGGTGGCCCGGGTCGAGCCCAAGAACGCGTGA
- a CDS encoding MBL fold metallo-hydrolase, which yields MTASLASLEPVAEGVFAFVQPDGGWCLNNAGLVVDGDHGVLVDTAATQARARRLRSEVERLLPGGPEFVVNTHFHGDHTFGNGQFVPRSVIVAHEGCRADSAEAGLGLRGLWPGVEWGETPLTLPSLTFRDALTVHAGDLRVELLHVGPAHTANDVVVWVPERSVLFTGDVVWSGVTPYVLMGSITGSLDALARLRALGAATVVPGHGPVGGPELLDETEAYLRLLQELARDGVRRGLTPLRAAEEADLGPFAKLVDPERLVGNLHRAYAELDGLAPGARIDVLASFKEMVAFHGGLPACHA from the coding sequence ATGACGGCGTCCCTCGCCTCGCTGGAGCCGGTCGCCGAGGGCGTGTTCGCGTTCGTCCAGCCCGACGGCGGCTGGTGCCTGAACAACGCGGGCCTGGTCGTCGACGGGGACCACGGGGTGCTCGTCGACACGGCCGCCACACAGGCGCGCGCCCGCAGGCTCCGCTCGGAGGTCGAACGGCTCCTGCCGGGCGGCCCGGAGTTCGTGGTGAACACGCATTTCCACGGCGATCACACCTTCGGCAACGGACAGTTCGTCCCGCGTTCGGTGATCGTGGCCCACGAGGGGTGCCGCGCCGACTCGGCGGAGGCGGGGCTGGGCCTGCGGGGCCTGTGGCCCGGTGTGGAGTGGGGCGAGACGCCGCTCACGCTGCCCTCGCTGACCTTCCGTGACGCGCTGACCGTGCACGCCGGCGACCTGCGGGTCGAGCTGCTCCATGTGGGCCCCGCCCATACGGCCAACGATGTCGTGGTGTGGGTTCCGGAGCGCTCGGTGCTCTTCACCGGCGACGTGGTGTGGTCGGGCGTCACACCGTACGTCCTGATGGGTTCGATCACCGGGTCGCTGGACGCCCTCGCCCGGCTGAGGGCGCTGGGCGCCGCCACGGTCGTGCCGGGTCACGGACCGGTCGGCGGCCCCGAGTTGCTCGACGAGACGGAGGCGTACCTCCGGCTGCTCCAGGAGCTGGCGCGGGACGGGGTGCGCCGGGGGCTGACCCCGCTGCGGGCCGCCGAGGAGGCGGACCTCGGCCCGTTCGCCAAGCTCGTCGACCCCGAGCGGCTGGTGGGCAACCTGCACCGCGCGTACGCCGAGCTGGACGGGCTGGCGCCCGGTGCCCGCATCGACGTGCTGGCGTCCTTCAAGGAGATGGTCGCCTTCCACGGCGGGCTGCCCGCCTGTCACGCCTGA
- a CDS encoding flavin reductase family protein, producing MTQAPEATTTGGTATAVLVPDTHVPDAHVPDAHVPEAQVPDAAAFRAAMGRFPTGVTLLTQGSDETTSVITLNSLTSVSLEPVLILVSVKADGRMRPRVARSGSFAVNVLNRHQQDLAQEFCRPDRPAGPAAMARLGATRGVLGNAVIPSAEAYFECVLEAEYAAGDHTLLVGRVVALGGGDAAADPLVFHRGGFTRLPADPAASS from the coding sequence ATGACCCAAGCGCCCGAAGCGACGACCACCGGCGGAACGGCCACGGCCGTACTCGTGCCGGACACCCATGTGCCCGACGCCCATGTGCCCGACGCCCATGTGCCCGAGGCCCAGGTGCCCGACGCGGCCGCCTTCCGGGCGGCGATGGGCCGCTTCCCCACCGGTGTGACGCTGCTGACCCAGGGCAGTGACGAGACAACCAGCGTCATCACCCTCAACAGCCTGACCTCGGTGTCCCTGGAGCCGGTCCTGATCCTGGTGTCCGTCAAGGCGGACGGCCGGATGCGCCCGCGGGTCGCCCGGTCCGGCAGTTTCGCCGTCAATGTGCTGAACCGGCACCAGCAGGACCTCGCCCAGGAGTTCTGCCGGCCGGACCGCCCGGCCGGACCGGCCGCCATGGCGCGGCTGGGAGCCACCCGGGGCGTGCTGGGGAACGCCGTGATCCCCTCGGCCGAGGCGTACTTCGAGTGCGTCCTGGAGGCGGAGTACGCCGCCGGTGACCACACGCTGCTCGTCGGCCGGGTGGTCGCGCTCGGCGGCGGGGACGCCGCGGCGGACCCGCTCGTCTTCCACCGGGGCGGTTTCACCCGGCTGCCCGCCGACCCGGCGGCGTCGTCATGA